A segment of the Asinibacterium sp. OR53 genome:
TTCAAGGCACCATCAATGGTCTGTTGCCTGCTGCCGCTGTAAAATGAATCGGGTGTGCTGTTGATGATACCCATGACAACAGGTTTGTCGAGCGCCAGCAGCCTTCCCTTGCAGTTAAGTGTGAACATTCTGTCTATTGATTTATATTGCATCCGCATCAAAGATATTCAAAGCCTTTAACCTTTGTTCCGATAATGAGCCAGACCGACCAGCAATTCAACCAGGCCATCGCACAGTGCAGGGATATTTTTCTCAAGAAGACAAAAGATTATGGCACGGCCTGGCGTGTATTGCGCACCATTTCCGTGGTTGACCAGATCTTCATCAAAGCGCTGCGCATACGCAACCTGCAGGAATTGGAAACGCAGAAAGTACAGGATGATATCCCATCTGAATTCATGGGCATCGTGAACTATGCGGTCATTGGGTTGATACAACTGGAACTGAACGATGCCATGGTGGAAGAATTACCCCTGGAGCGGGTAGAAAAACTATATGCCCAGGCTGTAGATATGGCCCGCCATACCATGCAGGATAAAAACCACGATTACGGAGAAGCCTGGAGGGAGATGAGCCAGGAAAGCTTTGCCGACCTCATTCTCATGAAACTCATGCGCATCAGGCAGATACTCAACAACGATGGAAAAACACTGATCAGCGAAGGTATCGATGCCAATTATGTAGACATTGTGAACTATGCTGTTTTTGCCCTTATCCTGATAGGTGAAGGGAAGCATTAACCAAAACCATAAAACCAACAGATGAAACAAGTATTGACCATTATCCGCTGGCTGGTGGGACTGCTGTTCATTTTCTCGGGCCTGGTAAAAGCCAACGATCCGCTCGGACTCAGTTACAAAATGCAGGAATTTTTTGAAGTGTGGGGATGGAATGGTTTTCACGATTATACACTAAGCCTTTCCCTCATCATGAATACATTCGAAATAGGAGCTGGTGTGGCGGTGATCGTAGGATGGCAGCAAAAACTGGTGAACTGGTTATTGCTTTTGCTCATTATTTTCTTCAGCTTCCTCACGGGCTATGCACTGCTCTCGGGTAAGATCAAAACCTGCGGATGTTTTGGTGATTGTCTTCCGCTTACACCTGCACAATCTTTCGGGAAAGACCTGGTCTTGCTGTTATTGATTCTCATACTCTTTTTTTCTACTGCTGCCGACGGCCGAAACAAAGGAGCCGGGTTCGCGGTGTTCGTAGCGGTGTTGCTCACTTCGGCTTTGCAATGGTATGTGTTGAAGCATTTGCCATTAATTGATTGCCTGCCTTATAAAGCAGGAAATAATATTGCGGAACAGATGAAACAGCCAGCAGGCGCTGTGCCCGATAGCATGTCTATCGTATTCACTTACCGGAAGAATGGAAAAGCACTCACATTCGACCAGGACCATTTTCCACCCGATTTCGACTCTACCTACCAGTACGTTGGCCGGCAGGATAAAATAGCCAGGAAAGGGAATGGCCTTCAACCGGCGATCCCCGAGTTTGCTATACAAACCATCACCGGCATGGATACCACTTCTGCCTTATTTGCTTCTGCTGACAATTACCTGCTGGCAATGACCAAAGATATGAATGGGGTAGATCAATGGAAGGCAGCGCTCGAAACAGTAGCCAGCAAAGCTTTGCAGCAAAAAATACCGCTGTTCCTGGTTACGGCGGAACCCGAAAAAGCAATGATACTCTTCCCACACTATCACATTTTAAAATGCGATGCCATTGTGCTGAAAACAGCGGCAAGGGTAAGACCTACCTTCTTTTTAATGAAGGGAGCTACCGTTGTTAAAAAACTGGCTTATGCAGATGCGGGTAAAATTTGGTAGCATAACTCCGGCTTTTGGTTAAATTTACGGGCTACCGTCCCAACTAAAACCCGAAGTATGACGTCATCATTAACTGCCCAGGTAAAAAACAACCGCGTTGAATCGATCGATCTATTGAGAGGTTTTATTATGCTGATCATGGCACTGGACCATGTACGGGATTATTTTCACCAGGGAGCTTATCTCTACGATCCCACAGACCTTACACATACCACACCCGTAGTATTTTTTACACGATGGATCACGCATTTCTGCGCACCGATTTTTACTTTTCTCGCTGGCACAGCTGCTTACCTGAGCAAGAGCCGCAAGACAACCAAAGAACTTTCTTTTTTCCTTTTTACAAGAGGCCTTTGGCTGGTAGTACTGGAAATGCTGGTGGTAACACCGGGATGGACCTTTAATCCTTATGTGGTGCTGATCTGGCAAGTGATCTGGTCCATCGGTATCAGTATGATCTGCCTCTCGGCACTCATCTATTTACCCATGCCGTTGATACTGGTCATTGGCTTGTTGTGTATGGTGGCGCACAACTTGCTCGATAATGTGCACGTGCAGGGAGAAGGAGGCGGCGCATTCTTTTGGGCCTTCCTGCACGAGCAGCGCCTGTTCAATTTTTCACATATACATATTTTTGTCGGTTACCCCATCATACCCTGGATAGGAACCATGGCCACGGGCTATTGTTTCGGAAGGTTGTATGCCAGTGATGTAGACCCTGCGAGAAGAAAGAAAGCGCTGATCAGACTGGGGGTTGGTGTTATCATGCTGTTCATCATCGTACGTACGCTGAACATTTACGGCGACCCCCATACATGGGCGCCGCAACACGATTCTGTGTTTACCCTGCTCTCATTTTTAAATACCACCAAGTACCCGCCTTCCTTCCTGTACCTGCTCATGACATTGGGACCTGCCTTCCTGTTCCTGGCCTACGCAGAACGGCCGTTGAACGGATTCACTAGAAAGGTATTGGTATTCGGAAGGGTGCCCTTGTTCTTTTACATCATCCATATTTACTTCATACACCTGCTGGCCGTCGTTGGCGCTCAAATATGCGGGTACAAATGGACAGACATGGTGATCTCTACATGGGTAACGCTGAGTCCGGGTTTAAAAGGATATGGCTTCAGCCTGGGCATCGTATACCTCATTTGGATAGGCGTATTGGTTATCATGTATCCCTTGTGTAAATGGTACGACCGGTATAAAAGCAGCCACAAGGAAAAGAAATGGCTGAGCTATTTGTAAGCTTTGTTGTTACATTTGGATCATGCTGTCGCTCATTGCCCGTAAAATGTTATATGGTCTGCTGGTACTCGCCGGCGTGATCGTGGTGGTCTTCTTTTTGTTCCAGGGCTTTGGCGATCCGGCAAGGCTGGTACTCGGACAAACCGGCGATAAAGCCACTATTGAAAACATACGCAAAGAACTGGCGCTGGACAAGCCCAGGTGGCAGCAATTCCTCCTTTATTTGAATGATGTGTCGCCAGTAGGCATACACACAGAAGCGGAGATCAAGGCCAAGGACCTGAAAGGTTTTTTTATCGGGGGAGAAACCAAGCTGGGCTTGAAAGTACCTTACCTGCGGCGCTCATACCAGACCAAAAAGAATGTGGGCGAAGTATTGATGGATGCCCTGCCGGGTACACTGATCCTGGCTGTTGCAGCCATGCTCATGGCAACGATTGTGGGAATCCTGTTGGGCATACTGGCTGCCGTGAAGCAAAATACCTGGATGGATACCGGCTCTGTATTTGCGAGTGTGCTGGGTATTTCGGCGCCTTCTTTCTTTATGGGTATTGTACTGGCTTATGTGTTTGGTTTTGTGCTCAGTCGTTATACGGGTTTGCACATGACGGGCAGCCTGTTTGATATAGATCCGTTTACTGGTAAATCATTGCAACTGAAAAACCTGGTACTGCCTGCACTCACTTTAGGCATTCGTCCGCTGGCCATCATTACCCAGTTAACGCGCAGCGCCATGCTCGATGTGCTGGACCAGGATTTTATCAGAACGGCTTATGCAAAGGGATTGAGCAGGAAACGCGTGATTTTCCGTCATGCTTTACGCAATGCACTCAATCCCGTGATCACTGCTGTTACCGGCTGGTTTGCAGAACTGCTGGCCGGGGCTTTTTTTGTGGAATATATTTTTGGATGGAAGGGGATCGGAAAGGTAACAGTGGATGCGCTGGAGAAACTCGATTTTCCAGTGGTGATGGGAAGTGTGTTGGTGACGGCTAGTTTTTTTATACTGGTAAACTTGATAGCCGATTTGCTGTATGGCATCGTAGATCCGCGTGTCTCGTCATCCTGAGCGAGCGAAGCGAGTCGAAGGAGCTGTTGAAAACTTAGTGAGATCCCTCGGCTGCGCTCGGGATGACGATCGAAAAAATGCTCACTGTACGATGACTTCAGTAATCACTTTCTCGCCAAACGCTTCATTCACTCTTTGTATGATCTGCTCTTTCTGGTAGATCAACTCATTTTTCAACGGACCAACAGCGGTATGGATGAATAGTTTCTGGTTGATGATCTGTATTTTGTCGGTATACTTGGCAATGGTTTTACCCATCAGGTTCTCCCATATCTCTTCTATCTGCACAGCACGGATACCGTTACGCAGTGGACTCTTCTTCAAAAATCCTTTCAGTGCATCACCGATGTGAAATTCACCCATGGTGTAAAGATAGTTGAATGATTTGGTAAGGCACCCCTGTTTCATTCAAATGCTCTTTCAGCCTTTCCTCGTGTGTATCTGAAATGAACACCTGCCCGTCGTTTTCGGCACAAACCCAATGCAACAATTGCTGCATGCGCTGTGCATCGAGTTTTTCGAATACATCATCGAGCAAAAGGATGGGCGTGAATCCTTTTTTTTCTTTCAGTACCTGCCATTCGGCCAGTTTGAGCGCAAAGAGCAGGCTTTTCCGCTGCCCCTGCGATGCTTCGGTCTTGAAAGCAGCATGATCCATCAGGAACACCAGTTCGTCGCGATGAATGCCTACTGTGGTTCTTTGTAAAGCGAGGTCTTTGTGATAAGCTGTTTTGAGTAGGCTTTTCATATCTCCATGCAGTAACTGGCTTTCATAGCGTATCTGCAGTCCATCGGCTTTGCCGGCAATACGTGTATAGACCGATTGAATGGCCGGGAAAAATATTTCCAGGAAAGTTCTTCTTTCCTCAAAAATGAATTGCGCTCTCGAAATCAGTTGTTCATCCAGTACCTGCATCAATGCTGTATCGCTACTGCCTGTTTCGGATAGCTGTTTGAGCAGGCTATTCCTTTGCTGGATGATCTTGTTGTAATCGATCAGCTGCTGCATGTAAGGCTGACTCAATTGCGAGAGCAGCGTGTCGGTGAATTTCCTTCTTTCTTCACTTCCGCCGGTGATCAGCACGAGATCATCGGGGGCGATCATCACACAGGGAAAACGGCCGATATGATCGGATACTTTTTTATACGCTTCGTTATCGAGGATGATCTCTTTGCGGTTGGTCTCGCGGAGAATGCAGGCGAGCCGATGGTCTTTTTCGTTCAGTTGATAGGCGCCATCAATGCGCATACCGATGCTGCCATGGTGTACGTTCAGCGAATCGGGACGGGAAAAATAACTCCTGGAAAAACTGAGGTAATAGATGGCATCGAGCAGGTTGGTCTTGCCCGATCCGTTGAGACCGGAAATACCCACCACACGTTCGTTGAAATCGAACTGTGCTTGCGAATAATTACGAAACTGTAACAGGGTTATGGATCGGAGCCTCAACATCGGGGCAAATTAAAGCACTACAGGCCGAATTATTCGCATGTTCTCGGGGAAAGCATTTATTTTTATTCTAAAATTCAGGTTTGAAGACGATCTTATCCGAACAACAACTGGCACTGACCGTTAAAAGGCTGGCCCACCAGATACTGGAAAATAATTTACAACTGTCGAATACCGTCATCATCGGACTGCAGCCCCGCGGTGTATTCCTGAGCAATCGCATCGTGGCCGAACTGAAAAAGATCGTTGGGGAGGCCGCTATCCATTACGGGAAACTGGACATCACTTTTTATCGCGATGATGTGCGGAAGAGCCTGCACATTGCCAATGCCACCGATATTCCTTTCAGCATTGAAAACAAACACGTGGTGCTGATCGATGATGTGCTGTACACCGGCCGCACCATCCGCGCAGCGCTGGATGCCCTGCTTGATTTCGGCCGCCCGTCCAAAGTATCGCTCTGTGTGCTGATAGATCGCCGTTTCAACCGGGAACTGCCCATACAGCCCGATTACACCGGCAAGACCATCGACACCATCGTATCTGAAAAAGTGAAAGTGTGCTGGAAAGAAAGAGACGAACGGGAAGAAGTAGTGTTGTTATAGGATTTCCTCAAAACGCTTTATCTTTGCCCTTTAATGAAACTATCTACCAAACACCTACTTGGTATCAAAGACCTGAATAAGGAAGATATTCAGTTGATTCTCTCCACCGCCCAGCAATTCAAAGAAGTTTTACAAAGACCCGTAAAGAAAGTTCCCTCGCTCAGGGATGTGACGATCGTGAATCTCTTTTACGAAAATTCCACCCGCACGCGCATGTCTTTTGAGTTGGCGGAAAGACGCCTCTCGGCCGATGTGCTCAATTTCACGGCCGGCAGTTCTTCTGCGGCAAAAGGAGAAACCTTGCTCGACACAGTGAACAATATCCTGAGCATGAAAGTAGATATGGTGGTGATGCGGCACAGCGCTTCGGGTGCGCCACATTTTCTGGCGCAACATATTCCCGCTGCAATTGTGAATGCAGGAGACGGTATCAATGAACATCCCACGCAAGCACTGCTCGATGCATTTTCAATGCAGGAAAGGCTGGGTAAACTGGAGGGACTGAAAGTGGCCATCATCGGCGATATCATGCACAGCCGCGTGGCTTTGAGCAATATGTACCTGCTGAAGAAAATGGGCGCAGAGATCATGGTGGCAGGTCCGCCTACACTGATACCCAAATACATTACCGAAGCCCTCGATGTGAAGGTGGAATACAATGTGCAGCGTGCCCTGGAATGGTGCGATGTGGCAAATGTGCTGCGCATACAACTCGAAAGACAGAACCAACCCCTGTTCTCATCGCTCAGGGAATACAACCTGGCCTATGGTATCAAAAGAAAATTACTCGACGGCCTCAAAAAAGAGATCGTGATCATGCACCCGGGCCCCATCAACAGGGGCGTGGAGCTGGACAGCGAAGTGGCCGACGGACCACATTCGATTGTACTGAACCAGGTGGAGAATGGGGTGGCAGTGCGTATGGCGGTACTCTATCTGCTGGCCGGCAGGGAAAATTAAACCATGCTTATGAAAAGAATCTGCCTGTTTCCCGGAACCTTCGATCCTGTTACATTGGGACATATCGATATCATCAACCGCGCGTTGCCACTCTTCGATAAAATTTATATTGGTATTGGCATCAATTCGGCTAAAACGCCCATGTTCAGTCCCGAACAACGCCAGGAATGGTTCAAAGAAATTTACAACGGAGAGCCCCGTGTGGAAAGTGTGATCTATGAAGGACTTACTATTAATTTTTGCAAATCGATTGGTGCGAGGTTCATACTCAGGGGGATACGTTACGTGAGTGATTTTGAATACGAAAAGACTATTGCCGACGCCAACCGTACGCTAGACAAAAACATAGAAACGATTTTTCTTACAGGAGAACCTAAATACACATCGGTGGCTTCTACCATTGTGCGCGATATCCTGCGCAATGGAGGCGACGCGTCGCCCTTCCTTCCCGACGTTGTCATCCGCTCGATACATCATCGATAATAGCATCAGCAGTAAAAAATAAACCCCGTGTGGATACGCGGGGTGTTAGCCAAAACCAACTGCTTATGAAACAAAATCTGTTGGCTCTGTGCCAATGATTTTTGTAATGGGATTATGAAATAGTAATTTGTTTAGGAGCTGTTTTCACTTCCTCTTTTTTAG
Coding sequences within it:
- a CDS encoding DUF1599 domain-containing protein; this encodes MSQTDQQFNQAIAQCRDIFLKKTKDYGTAWRVLRTISVVDQIFIKALRIRNLQELETQKVQDDIPSEFMGIVNYAVIGLIQLELNDAMVEELPLERVEKLYAQAVDMARHTMQDKNHDYGEAWREMSQESFADLILMKLMRIRQILNNDGKTLISEGIDANYVDIVNYAVFALILIGEGKH
- a CDS encoding BT_3928 family protein, with product MKQVLTIIRWLVGLLFIFSGLVKANDPLGLSYKMQEFFEVWGWNGFHDYTLSLSLIMNTFEIGAGVAVIVGWQQKLVNWLLLLLIIFFSFLTGYALLSGKIKTCGCFGDCLPLTPAQSFGKDLVLLLLILILFFSTAADGRNKGAGFAVFVAVLLTSALQWYVLKHLPLIDCLPYKAGNNIAEQMKQPAGAVPDSMSIVFTYRKNGKALTFDQDHFPPDFDSTYQYVGRQDKIARKGNGLQPAIPEFAIQTITGMDTTSALFASADNYLLAMTKDMNGVDQWKAALETVASKALQQKIPLFLVTAEPEKAMILFPHYHILKCDAIVLKTAARVRPTFFLMKGATVVKKLAYADAGKIW
- a CDS encoding DUF1624 domain-containing protein — encoded protein: MTSSLTAQVKNNRVESIDLLRGFIMLIMALDHVRDYFHQGAYLYDPTDLTHTTPVVFFTRWITHFCAPIFTFLAGTAAYLSKSRKTTKELSFFLFTRGLWLVVLEMLVVTPGWTFNPYVVLIWQVIWSIGISMICLSALIYLPMPLILVIGLLCMVAHNLLDNVHVQGEGGGAFFWAFLHEQRLFNFSHIHIFVGYPIIPWIGTMATGYCFGRLYASDVDPARRKKALIRLGVGVIMLFIIVRTLNIYGDPHTWAPQHDSVFTLLSFLNTTKYPPSFLYLLMTLGPAFLFLAYAERPLNGFTRKVLVFGRVPLFFYIIHIYFIHLLAVVGAQICGYKWTDMVISTWVTLSPGLKGYGFSLGIVYLIWIGVLVIMYPLCKWYDRYKSSHKEKKWLSYL
- a CDS encoding ABC transporter permease, producing the protein MLSLIARKMLYGLLVLAGVIVVVFFLFQGFGDPARLVLGQTGDKATIENIRKELALDKPRWQQFLLYLNDVSPVGIHTEAEIKAKDLKGFFIGGETKLGLKVPYLRRSYQTKKNVGEVLMDALPGTLILAVAAMLMATIVGILLGILAAVKQNTWMDTGSVFASVLGISAPSFFMGIVLAYVFGFVLSRYTGLHMTGSLFDIDPFTGKSLQLKNLVLPALTLGIRPLAIITQLTRSAMLDVLDQDFIRTAYAKGLSRKRVIFRHALRNALNPVITAVTGWFAELLAGAFFVEYIFGWKGIGKVTVDALEKLDFPVVMGSVLVTASFFILVNLIADLLYGIVDPRVSSS
- a CDS encoding DUF721 domain-containing protein — encoded protein: MGEFHIGDALKGFLKKSPLRNGIRAVQIEEIWENLMGKTIAKYTDKIQIINQKLFIHTAVGPLKNELIYQKEQIIQRVNEAFGEKVITEVIVQ
- a CDS encoding DNA replication/repair protein RecF, with protein sequence MLRLRSITLLQFRNYSQAQFDFNERVVGISGLNGSGKTNLLDAIYYLSFSRSYFSRPDSLNVHHGSIGMRIDGAYQLNEKDHRLACILRETNRKEIILDNEAYKKVSDHIGRFPCVMIAPDDLVLITGGSEERRKFTDTLLSQLSQPYMQQLIDYNKIIQQRNSLLKQLSETGSSDTALMQVLDEQLISRAQFIFEERRTFLEIFFPAIQSVYTRIAGKADGLQIRYESQLLHGDMKSLLKTAYHKDLALQRTTVGIHRDELVFLMDHAAFKTEASQGQRKSLLFALKLAEWQVLKEKKGFTPILLLDDVFEKLDAQRMQQLLHWVCAENDGQVFISDTHEERLKEHLNETGVPYQIIQLSLHHG
- the pyrR gene encoding bifunctional pyr operon transcriptional regulator/uracil phosphoribosyltransferase PyrR, giving the protein MKTILSEQQLALTVKRLAHQILENNLQLSNTVIIGLQPRGVFLSNRIVAELKKIVGEAAIHYGKLDITFYRDDVRKSLHIANATDIPFSIENKHVVLIDDVLYTGRTIRAALDALLDFGRPSKVSLCVLIDRRFNRELPIQPDYTGKTIDTIVSEKVKVCWKERDEREEVVLL
- a CDS encoding aspartate carbamoyltransferase catalytic subunit; protein product: MKLSTKHLLGIKDLNKEDIQLILSTAQQFKEVLQRPVKKVPSLRDVTIVNLFYENSTRTRMSFELAERRLSADVLNFTAGSSSAAKGETLLDTVNNILSMKVDMVVMRHSASGAPHFLAQHIPAAIVNAGDGINEHPTQALLDAFSMQERLGKLEGLKVAIIGDIMHSRVALSNMYLLKKMGAEIMVAGPPTLIPKYITEALDVKVEYNVQRALEWCDVANVLRIQLERQNQPLFSSLREYNLAYGIKRKLLDGLKKEIVIMHPGPINRGVELDSEVADGPHSIVLNQVENGVAVRMAVLYLLAGREN
- the coaD gene encoding pantetheine-phosphate adenylyltransferase encodes the protein MKRICLFPGTFDPVTLGHIDIINRALPLFDKIYIGIGINSAKTPMFSPEQRQEWFKEIYNGEPRVESVIYEGLTINFCKSIGARFILRGIRYVSDFEYEKTIADANRTLDKNIETIFLTGEPKYTSVASTIVRDILRNGGDASPFLPDVVIRSIHHR